From a region of the Streptomyces sp. NBC_00193 genome:
- a CDS encoding ubiquitin-like small modifier protein 1: MSVNVRIPTILRTYTGGQAEVSAEGATLEEVIQSLEASHPGIAARVLDDQGKLRRFVNVYVNDDDVRFEGGLQTSTPDGAGVSIIPAVAGGC, encoded by the coding sequence ATGAGCGTCAACGTCCGCATCCCCACCATCCTGCGCACCTACACCGGCGGCCAGGCCGAGGTCTCCGCCGAGGGCGCGACCCTCGAAGAGGTCATCCAGTCCCTGGAGGCCAGCCACCCCGGCATCGCCGCGCGCGTCCTGGACGACCAGGGCAAGCTGCGCCGCTTCGTCAACGTCTACGTGAACGACGACGACGTGCGCTTCGAGGGCGGGCTGCAGACGTCCACTCCGGACGGCGCCGGCGTTTCGATCATCCCCGCCGTCGCGGGCGGCTGCTGA
- a CDS encoding glucosyl-3-phosphoglycerate synthase, with protein sequence MLEEVERWLADRSWSAADRPLGQLLSAKRAAGTTVSVVLPALNEEATVGQIVEVIRRDLIEGLPVPLVDELVVIDSGSTDRTAEVAAKAGARVVHRDEVLPRIPAVPGKGEVLWRSLLATTGDIVCFVDADLRDFSATFVSGIVGPLLTDPGVRFVKAMYDRPLGDEFGARAHGQGGRVTELVARPLLNLHWPQLAGFVQPLGGEYAVRRELLERLPFPVGYGVELGLLVDALHTAGLDALAQVDVGVRLHRHQDGQALGRMAAAIYRTAQVRLSRGHLVRPELTQFERGPEGFVPHTYAVDTEERPPMRDIEEYAHRRVA encoded by the coding sequence GTGCTGGAAGAGGTGGAGCGCTGGTTGGCAGACCGCTCCTGGTCCGCCGCCGACCGACCGCTCGGCCAGCTGCTTTCCGCCAAGCGGGCAGCGGGGACCACGGTGAGCGTGGTGTTGCCGGCGCTGAACGAGGAGGCGACGGTCGGCCAGATCGTCGAGGTGATCCGGCGCGATCTGATCGAGGGCCTGCCGGTGCCCCTGGTCGACGAACTCGTCGTGATCGACTCGGGCTCCACGGACCGCACCGCGGAGGTCGCGGCCAAGGCCGGGGCCCGGGTGGTGCACCGCGACGAGGTCCTGCCGCGGATACCGGCGGTGCCCGGAAAGGGCGAGGTGCTGTGGCGCTCCCTGCTGGCCACCACCGGTGACATCGTCTGCTTCGTGGACGCGGACCTGCGCGATTTCTCGGCCACCTTCGTCTCGGGGATCGTCGGCCCGCTGCTGACCGATCCGGGCGTGCGGTTCGTCAAGGCGATGTACGACCGGCCCCTGGGCGACGAGTTCGGCGCCAGGGCCCACGGCCAGGGCGGCCGGGTCACCGAGCTGGTGGCCCGGCCCCTGCTCAACCTCCACTGGCCGCAGCTGGCCGGCTTCGTCCAGCCGCTCGGCGGCGAGTACGCCGTGCGGCGCGAGCTGCTGGAGCGGCTGCCGTTCCCCGTCGGCTACGGGGTCGAGCTGGGCCTGCTGGTGGACGCCCTGCACACGGCCGGGCTGGACGCGCTGGCCCAGGTGGACGTGGGCGTACGGCTGCACCGGCACCAGGACGGCCAGGCCCTGGGCCGGATGGCCGCCGCGATCTACCGCACGGCACAGGTGCGGCTCTCGCGCGGGCACCTCGTACGCCCCGAGCTGACGCAGTTCGAGCGCGGCCCGGAGGGGTTCGTACCGCACACCTACGCCGTGGACACCGAGGAGCGGCCGCCGATGCGGGACATCGAGGAGTACGCGCACCGTCGCGTGGCGTAA
- a CDS encoding phosphoribosylanthranilate isomerase — MSDVSDVFIKICGLRTAHDVEVAVAAGADAVGFVFAPGSPRTVDAETARELAAGVPDGVLTVGVFRGQSVAEVRRFAEESGVRGVQLHGEEGPEDFAALRAEGRTLLRATAQHVSRCGEYGEDLLLLDAPDPGSGKPWNWGSAEFAAPSGRWLLAGGLTPGNVGEALRVTGAWGVDVSSGVESERGVKSPDLIRAFVAAARRG; from the coding sequence ATGAGTGACGTGAGCGACGTGTTCATCAAGATCTGCGGGCTCCGGACCGCGCACGACGTCGAGGTGGCCGTGGCGGCCGGGGCCGATGCGGTGGGCTTCGTCTTCGCGCCCGGGAGTCCGCGTACGGTCGATGCGGAGACTGCGCGGGAGCTGGCCGCGGGGGTGCCGGACGGGGTGCTCACCGTGGGGGTGTTCCGGGGGCAGTCCGTCGCCGAGGTGCGGCGGTTCGCGGAGGAGAGCGGTGTACGGGGCGTGCAGCTGCACGGCGAGGAGGGCCCGGAGGACTTCGCGGCGCTGCGCGCCGAGGGGCGGACGCTGCTGCGGGCGACGGCGCAGCATGTGTCGCGCTGCGGGGAGTACGGGGAGGACCTGCTGCTCCTCGATGCGCCGGATCCCGGCTCCGGCAAGCCGTGGAACTGGGGCTCGGCGGAGTTCGCCGCGCCTTCGGGGCGTTGGCTCCTGGCGGGTGGGCTGACGCCGGGCAATGTGGGCGAGGCCCTCAGGGTCACCGGCGCGTGGGGTGTGGACGTGTCCAGCGGTGTGGAGAGCGAGCGCGGGGTCAAGTCCCCGGACCTCATCCGAGCCTTCGTCGCAGCGGCGCGCCGGGGCTGA
- a CDS encoding trehalose-6-phosphate synthase codes for MASQVLVAANRGPLSYALAADGTLSARRGGGGLVSGLSTALAEQPGALWICAALSDADREAVRRGVSEPGVRMLPIDPEVYDGAYNGIANSVLWFLHHHLYEIPREPVFDAEFRRRWGSYVAYNEAFAAACAEEAAEGAAVLIQDYHLALAPGMLRELRPDLRIGHFTHTPWASRDFLNMLPDDIRSQLLRGMLGADRLGFHTQEWADNFISGATQGPVPAGPERGVRHQDRFTHVTPYPLGVDADELRALAHRPEVDDKLAALRAEVGDLKTIVRVDRTELSKNILRGLLAYRELLVSHPEWRERVVHLASAYPSRQDLTVYREYTESVRELAAAINTEFGTADWQPVLVSVEDDFARSLAAYRLADVALVNPVRDGMNLVAKEIPVVSEAGCVLVLSTGAGAYEELRADALTVNPYDVTATAEALHAALSMPAAERADRTKRLAVAATALPPTQWLTSQLDALRP; via the coding sequence ATGGCTTCCCAGGTGCTCGTCGCCGCGAATCGCGGCCCCCTCTCGTACGCCCTCGCCGCGGACGGCACGCTCAGTGCCCGTCGCGGCGGGGGCGGCCTCGTCTCCGGCCTCTCCACCGCCCTCGCCGAGCAGCCCGGGGCGCTGTGGATCTGCGCGGCACTGTCGGACGCGGACCGGGAGGCGGTACGGCGGGGGGTGTCCGAGCCGGGCGTACGGATGCTGCCGATCGACCCGGAGGTCTACGACGGCGCGTACAACGGCATCGCGAACTCCGTGCTGTGGTTCCTCCACCACCACCTGTACGAGATCCCGCGCGAGCCGGTCTTCGACGCGGAGTTCCGGCGGCGCTGGGGCTCGTACGTCGCGTACAACGAGGCCTTCGCGGCGGCGTGCGCCGAGGAGGCGGCCGAGGGTGCGGCGGTCCTGATCCAGGACTACCACCTGGCCCTCGCCCCCGGGATGCTCCGCGAGCTGCGCCCCGACCTGCGCATCGGCCACTTCACGCACACGCCGTGGGCCTCGCGGGACTTCCTGAACATGCTTCCGGACGACATCCGGAGCCAATTGCTCCGGGGGATGCTCGGGGCGGACCGGCTGGGGTTCCACACCCAGGAGTGGGCGGACAACTTCATCAGCGGCGCCACGCAGGGCCCGGTTCCGGCCGGTCCCGAGCGCGGGGTGCGGCACCAGGACCGGTTCACGCACGTCACCCCGTACCCCCTCGGCGTGGACGCGGACGAGCTGCGCGCGCTCGCGCACCGGCCGGAGGTGGACGACAAGCTGGCGGCGCTGCGGGCGGAGGTCGGCGACCTGAAGACGATCGTCCGCGTCGACCGCACGGAACTGTCGAAGAACATCCTGCGGGGCCTGCTGGCGTACCGGGAGCTGCTGGTCTCCCACCCCGAATGGCGGGAGCGGGTGGTCCACCTGGCCTCCGCGTACCCCTCCCGGCAGGACCTGACCGTCTACCGGGAGTACACGGAGTCGGTGCGGGAGCTGGCGGCGGCGATCAACACGGAGTTCGGCACGGCCGACTGGCAGCCGGTGCTCGTCTCCGTCGAGGACGACTTCGCGCGATCGCTGGCAGCGTACCGGCTGGCGGACGTGGCGCTGGTCAATCCCGTGCGGGACGGGATGAACCTCGTCGCGAAGGAGATCCCGGTGGTCTCGGAGGCGGGGTGCGTGCTGGTGCTGTCCACCGGGGCGGGGGCGTACGAGGAGCTCCGCGCGGACGCGCTGACGGTGAACCCGTACGACGTGACGGCCACGGCGGAGGCGTTGCACGCGGCGCTCTCCATGCCGGCGGCGGAGCGCGCAGACCGCACGAAGCGGCTCGCGGTGGCCGCCACGGCCCTCCCCCCGACCCAGTGGCTCACGTCCCAACTGGACGCCCTCCGCCCCTGA
- the thrC gene encoding threonine synthase, translating to MRRKGLAIMAAQSVATSAETVESTTAVESGTVGTSVDLGPATGLSCRECGTRFELGPIFACAECFGPLEVAYELPLGDPEALRAAIEAGPNNIWRYAPLLPVPADVASKPSLNPGFTKLVDAANLAKEFGVTGKLYVKDDSGNPTHSFKDRVVAIAVEAARAFGFTTLSCSSTGNLAGAVGAAAARAGFRSCVFIPHDLEQGKVVMAGVYGGDLVGIEGNYDDVNRFCSELIGDPLGEGWGFVNVNLRPYYGEGSKTLAYEICEQLGWQLPDQIVIPIASGSQLTKIDKGLQELIKLGLVEDKPYKIFGAQAEGCSPVSTAFKAGHEVVRPQKPNTIAKSLAIGNPADGPYVLDIARRTGGFVEDVNDEQVVEAIKILAQTEGIFAETAGGVTVGVTKKLIEDGHLDPTLTTVILNTGDGLKTLEAVAEGGGQTATIRPSLDAFRAANLA from the coding sequence ATGAGGAGAAAGGGCCTCGCCATCATGGCTGCACAGTCTGTCGCAACCTCTGCCGAAACCGTTGAAAGCACTACTGCCGTTGAATCTGGCACCGTCGGCACCTCTGTCGATCTCGGTCCCGCCACCGGCCTTTCCTGTCGTGAGTGCGGTACCCGCTTCGAGCTCGGCCCGATCTTCGCCTGCGCCGAGTGCTTCGGACCGCTCGAAGTCGCCTACGAGCTGCCCCTGGGCGACCCGGAAGCCCTGCGCGCCGCCATCGAGGCCGGCCCGAACAACATCTGGCGCTACGCGCCGCTGCTGCCCGTCCCGGCGGACGTGGCCTCCAAGCCGAGCCTGAACCCCGGCTTCACCAAGCTCGTGGACGCGGCCAACCTGGCCAAGGAGTTCGGCGTCACCGGCAAGCTGTACGTCAAGGACGACTCCGGCAACCCGACGCACTCCTTCAAGGACCGCGTCGTGGCCATCGCCGTCGAGGCCGCCCGCGCCTTCGGCTTCACCACCCTCTCCTGCTCCTCCACCGGCAACCTGGCCGGCGCCGTCGGCGCCGCGGCCGCCCGCGCCGGCTTCCGCTCCTGCGTGTTCATCCCGCACGACCTGGAGCAGGGCAAGGTCGTCATGGCCGGTGTCTACGGTGGCGACCTGGTCGGCATCGAGGGCAACTACGACGACGTCAACCGCTTCTGCTCCGAGCTCATCGGCGACCCGCTGGGCGAGGGCTGGGGCTTCGTCAACGTCAACCTGCGCCCGTACTACGGCGAGGGCTCCAAGACCCTGGCGTACGAGATCTGCGAGCAGCTCGGCTGGCAGCTGCCCGACCAGATCGTCATCCCGATCGCGTCCGGCTCGCAGCTCACGAAGATCGACAAGGGTCTGCAGGAGCTGATCAAGCTCGGCCTCGTCGAGGACAAGCCGTACAAGATCTTCGGCGCCCAGGCCGAGGGCTGCTCGCCCGTCTCGACCGCCTTCAAGGCCGGTCACGAGGTGGTCCGCCCGCAGAAGCCGAACACCATCGCCAAGTCGCTGGCCATCGGCAACCCGGCGGACGGCCCGTACGTCCTGGACATCGCGCGCCGCACCGGCGGCTTCGTCGAGGACGTCAACGACGAGCAGGTCGTCGAGGCCATCAAGATCCTCGCCCAGACCGAGGGCATCTTCGCCGAGACCGCGGGCGGCGTGACCGTCGGCGTGACGAAGAAGCTCATCGAGGACGGGCACCTCGACCCCACGCTGACCACCGTGATCCTGAACACCGGTGACGGCCTCAAGACCCTGGAGGCGGTGGCCGAAGGTGGTGGCCAGACCGCCACCATCCGCCCCAGCCTGGACGCGTTCCGCGCCGCCAACCTGGCCTGA
- the groL gene encoding chaperonin GroEL (60 kDa chaperone family; promotes refolding of misfolded polypeptides especially under stressful conditions; forms two stacked rings of heptamers to form a barrel-shaped 14mer; ends can be capped by GroES; misfolded proteins enter the barrel where they are refolded when GroES binds): MAKIIAFDEEARRGLERGMNQLADAVKVTLGPKGRNVVLEKKWGAPTITNDGVSIAKEIELEDPYEKIGAELVKEVAKKTDDVAGDGTTTATVLAQALVREGLRNVAAGANPMALKRGIEKAVEAVSAALLAQAKDVETKEQIASTASISAADTQIGELIAEAMDKVGKEGVITVEESQTFGLELELTEGMRFDKGYISAYFATDMERMESSLDDPYILIVNSKIGSVKDLLPLLEKVMQSGKPLLIIAEDVEGEALSTLVVNKIRGTFKSVAVKAPGFGDRRKAMLGDIAILTGGTVISEEVGLKLENAGLDLLGRARKVVITKDETTIVDGAGDSDQVQGRVNQIRAEIENSDSDYDREKLQERLAKLAGGVAVIKAGAATEVELKERKHRIEDAVRNAKAAVEEGIVAGGGVALLQASSVFDKLELTGDEATGANAVKLALEAPLKQIAVNGGLEGGVVVEKVRNLQIGWGLNAATGEYVDMIASGIIDPAKVTRSALQNAASIAALFLTTEAVIADKPEKAGAAAGGGMPGGDMDF, translated from the coding sequence ATGGCCAAGATCATTGCGTTCGACGAGGAGGCCCGCCGCGGCCTCGAGCGTGGGATGAACCAGCTCGCCGACGCCGTCAAGGTCACCCTTGGCCCCAAGGGTCGCAACGTCGTCCTTGAGAAGAAGTGGGGCGCCCCCACGATCACCAACGATGGTGTCTCCATCGCCAAGGAGATCGAGCTCGAGGACCCGTACGAGAAGATCGGCGCCGAGCTGGTCAAGGAAGTCGCCAAGAAGACGGACGACGTCGCCGGCGACGGTACGACCACCGCCACCGTCCTCGCCCAGGCGCTCGTCCGCGAGGGCCTGCGCAACGTGGCCGCCGGTGCGAACCCGATGGCCCTCAAGCGCGGTATCGAGAAGGCCGTCGAGGCCGTCTCCGCCGCCCTGCTGGCGCAGGCCAAGGACGTCGAGACCAAGGAGCAGATCGCTTCGACGGCCTCCATCTCCGCCGCCGACACCCAGATCGGCGAGCTCATCGCCGAGGCCATGGACAAGGTCGGCAAGGAAGGCGTCATCACGGTCGAGGAGTCGCAGACCTTCGGCCTGGAGCTCGAGCTCACCGAGGGCATGCGCTTCGACAAGGGCTACATCTCGGCGTACTTCGCCACCGACATGGAGCGCATGGAGTCGTCCCTCGACGACCCGTACATCCTGATCGTCAACTCCAAGATCGGCTCGGTCAAGGACCTGCTGCCGCTCCTGGAGAAGGTCATGCAGTCCGGCAAGCCGCTGCTGATCATCGCCGAGGACGTCGAGGGCGAGGCGCTCTCCACCCTCGTCGTCAACAAGATCCGCGGCACCTTCAAGTCCGTCGCCGTCAAGGCCCCGGGCTTCGGTGACCGTCGCAAGGCCATGCTCGGCGACATCGCCATCCTCACGGGCGGCACGGTCATCTCCGAGGAGGTCGGCCTCAAGCTCGAGAACGCCGGTCTCGACCTGCTCGGCCGCGCCCGCAAGGTCGTCATCACCAAGGACGAGACCACCATCGTCGACGGTGCCGGTGACAGCGACCAGGTCCAGGGTCGCGTCAACCAGATCCGCGCCGAGATCGAGAACTCCGACTCGGACTACGACCGCGAGAAGCTGCAGGAGCGCCTGGCGAAGCTCGCCGGCGGTGTTGCGGTCATCAAGGCCGGAGCCGCGACCGAGGTCGAGCTCAAGGAGCGCAAGCACCGCATCGAGGACGCCGTTCGCAACGCGAAGGCGGCCGTCGAAGAGGGCATCGTCGCCGGTGGCGGCGTGGCCCTGCTGCAGGCCTCCTCGGTCTTCGACAAGCTGGAGCTCACCGGCGACGAGGCGACCGGCGCCAACGCCGTCAAGCTCGCGCTGGAGGCCCCGCTCAAGCAGATCGCCGTCAACGGTGGTCTCGAGGGTGGCGTCGTCGTGGAGAAGGTCCGCAACCTGCAGATCGGTTGGGGCCTGAACGCCGCGACCGGCGAGTACGTCGACATGATCGCGTCGGGCATCATCGACCCGGCGAAGGTCACCCGCTCTGCCCTGCAGAACGCGGCGTCGATCGCGGCCCTCTTCCTCACCACCGAGGCCGTCATCGCCGACAAGCCCGAGAAGGCCGGCGCGGCTGCCGGTGGCGGCATGCCGGGCGGCGACATGGACTTCTGA
- a CDS encoding cold-shock protein has product MAQGTVKWFNAEKGYGFIAVDGGADVFVHYSAIQMDGYRTLEEGQRVEFEISQGQKGPQADMVKLAAG; this is encoded by the coding sequence ATGGCTCAGGGCACCGTCAAGTGGTTCAACGCGGAGAAGGGCTACGGCTTCATCGCGGTCGACGGTGGTGCGGATGTGTTCGTCCACTACAGCGCCATCCAGATGGACGGGTACCGCACCCTTGAAGAGGGTCAGCGGGTCGAGTTCGAGATCTCGCAGGGCCAGAAGGGTCCGCAGGCGGACATGGTCAAGCTCGCCGCCGGCTAG
- a CDS encoding isopeptide-forming domain-containing fimbrial protein, whose amino-acid sequence MAGGAALLFGSLSAPAVAEVVSPFEKRYDEALYGDFVTIGNTVMGCPQAPPAEAAECAEVQRGGGTKNNNDFVARPVDAAALAAPAGTSSSARLTVPPGAEVAYARLFWGGNNGTYKLGSNVIKRCDVSGEDVVPGPGEPLATRPVVKVGTGAARPVTLSDMVEDPAQTGGPHYYTGESDVTAAFADVATGSPVTVAVGNIWAPQGRGCVAGWSLTVVYKYPGPNEHAPERRNVYVYGGHVLQRSADPDTTVKVKGFYRTGDGPVRASATAYEGDWNTKGDQFRVNGANITNPVNGATDNFFTSSADGSLEPHHVNNLSIDAKSFDVPATALPAGATSADLTFRTRGDTYVISQFALAVPVPDLEVKKTASPAKSVAPGDTVTYTITAKNISSLDYPNAKLTDDLTELLDDAAFDGVVTADVGTASYTAPKLSWTGDVPQGKTATITYKVKVNDPLTGDGKLTNHVVAESGRTNCEHGSKDPACTPAPPVITPPDPSPSPSTSASVPPSPSPSPSTSASPSPSPSTSASATPPFSPSPMPSTTTQPRPLPVDPGDDAPGSPGSPGSPGSPGGNLATTGSDGRQLWLMGTAAATLTALGGVVFLSVRRTRRR is encoded by the coding sequence GTGGCCGGGGGCGCGGCGCTGCTGTTCGGCTCCCTGAGCGCGCCGGCCGTCGCGGAGGTGGTCTCCCCCTTCGAGAAGCGGTACGACGAGGCGCTCTACGGGGACTTCGTCACGATCGGCAACACGGTGATGGGGTGCCCCCAGGCACCGCCCGCCGAGGCCGCCGAGTGCGCCGAGGTCCAGCGGGGCGGGGGCACGAAGAACAACAACGACTTCGTCGCCCGCCCGGTGGACGCCGCCGCACTCGCGGCGCCCGCGGGCACCTCCAGCAGCGCCCGGCTCACCGTGCCCCCGGGCGCGGAGGTGGCGTACGCGCGGCTCTTCTGGGGCGGCAACAACGGCACCTACAAGCTCGGCTCGAACGTCATCAAGCGCTGCGACGTCTCCGGCGAGGACGTGGTCCCCGGCCCCGGGGAGCCGCTGGCCACCCGCCCGGTCGTCAAGGTCGGCACGGGCGCCGCCCGCCCGGTGACCCTCTCCGACATGGTCGAGGACCCGGCGCAGACGGGCGGCCCGCACTACTACACGGGCGAGTCCGACGTCACCGCCGCCTTCGCCGACGTGGCCACCGGCTCCCCGGTGACCGTCGCCGTCGGCAACATCTGGGCCCCGCAGGGGCGCGGCTGCGTCGCCGGCTGGTCCCTGACGGTCGTGTACAAGTACCCCGGCCCGAACGAGCACGCGCCGGAGCGGCGCAACGTCTACGTCTACGGCGGCCACGTGCTCCAGCGCTCGGCCGACCCCGACACCACGGTCAAGGTCAAGGGCTTCTACCGCACCGGCGACGGCCCGGTCCGGGCCAGCGCGACGGCGTACGAAGGCGACTGGAACACCAAGGGCGACCAGTTCCGGGTCAACGGCGCGAACATCACCAACCCCGTGAACGGTGCGACCGACAACTTCTTCACCAGCTCGGCCGACGGCTCCCTGGAACCGCACCACGTCAACAACCTCAGCATCGACGCGAAGTCCTTCGACGTTCCGGCGACGGCGCTGCCGGCCGGAGCCACCTCCGCCGACCTGACGTTCCGCACGCGCGGGGACACGTACGTCATCTCGCAGTTCGCGCTGGCCGTGCCGGTGCCGGACCTGGAGGTGAAGAAGACGGCCTCGCCCGCGAAGTCGGTCGCGCCCGGTGACACGGTGACGTACACGATCACCGCGAAGAACATCAGCAGCCTGGACTACCCGAACGCGAAGCTGACGGACGACCTGACGGAGCTGCTGGACGACGCGGCCTTCGACGGGGTGGTCACGGCGGACGTCGGCACGGCCTCGTACACGGCGCCGAAGCTGTCCTGGACGGGCGACGTCCCGCAGGGGAAGACGGCGACGATCACCTACAAGGTGAAGGTCAACGACCCCCTGACCGGCGACGGCAAGCTGACGAACCACGTGGTCGCGGAGAGCGGCCGCACGAACTGCGAGCACGGCTCGAAGGACCCGGCATGCACACCGGCCCCGCCGGTGATCACACCCCCGGACCCGTCCCCTTCGCCGTCGACCTCGGCGTCGGTCCCCCCGTCTCCTTCGCCGTCGCCGAGCACCTCGGCCTCCCCGTCCCCGTCGCCGTCGACCTCCGCCTCGGCGACACCTCCCTTCTCCCCCTCCCCCATGCCGTCCACCACCACGCAGCCGCGGCCGCTGCCGGTGGACCCGGGGGACGACGCGCCGGGCTCCCCTGGCTCCCCGGGCTCGCCGGGCTCCCCGGGCGGGAACCTGGCCACCACCGGCTCTGACGGTCGGCAGCTGTGGCTGATGGGCACGGCGGCCGCCACGCTCACGGCACTCGGCGGTGTGGTCTTCCTCTCGGTCCGGCGGACGCGCAGGCGCTGA
- a CDS encoding TetR/AcrR family transcriptional regulator — MTYSDAVEEAPEPQPARPRAKRGGKRERLAAAAAQVLHEQGVEKTTIADIARAADVPLGNVYYYFKTKDQLVEAAIDSHAQTLAGMISALDQLPTPQARLKALLAGWVDQRELTARYGCPTGSLASELDKRDDGLDQTLAGVMRVLLDWAERQFLALGRTADARELAVALIASYQGISLLTNTFRDPELMAAEGRRLERWIDSLT; from the coding sequence GTGACTTACTCAGATGCCGTCGAAGAGGCCCCGGAACCCCAGCCGGCCCGCCCACGGGCCAAACGCGGCGGCAAACGCGAACGCCTCGCCGCGGCCGCGGCCCAAGTCCTGCATGAACAGGGCGTGGAGAAGACGACGATCGCCGACATCGCGCGCGCGGCAGACGTCCCGCTCGGCAACGTCTACTACTACTTCAAGACCAAGGACCAGCTGGTCGAAGCGGCCATCGACTCCCACGCGCAGACCCTCGCGGGCATGATCAGCGCCCTCGACCAACTCCCCACCCCGCAGGCCCGCCTGAAGGCCCTCCTCGCCGGCTGGGTCGACCAGCGCGAACTCACCGCCCGCTACGGCTGCCCCACCGGCTCGCTCGCCTCCGAGCTCGACAAGCGCGACGACGGCCTCGACCAGACCCTCGCCGGCGTCATGCGGGTGCTGCTGGACTGGGCCGAGCGGCAGTTCCTCGCGCTGGGCCGTACGGCGGATGCGCGGGAGCTCGCGGTCGCGCTGATCGCCTCCTACCAGGGCATCTCCCTGCTCACGAACACCTTCCGCGACCCGGAACTGATGGCCGCGGAAGGCCGTCGCCTGGAACGCTGGATCGACTCCCTGACCTAA
- the otsB gene encoding trehalose-phosphatase yields MGSHPHDLPMPVTTAGREGLEALLRTPRRSVVALDFDGTLADIVPDPDQARAHPGAVPALAALAPEVGSIAVVTGRPAGVAVRYGGFAGVPGLEHLVVLGHYGAERWDAVSGIVHAPAEHPGVAAVRAELPGFLDAIGAWRGTWIEEKGQALAVHTRRAADPEAAFAALREPLAGLAARHGLMVEPGRAVLELRPPGMDKGVALTEYLAEVGAEAVLYAGDDLGDLAAYSAVEKLRAGGMPGLLLCSGSAEVPELAARADLTLSGPSQVVAFLSALAAALTSS; encoded by the coding sequence ATGGGGAGCCATCCGCACGATCTGCCGATGCCCGTCACCACCGCCGGACGCGAGGGACTCGAAGCCCTCCTCCGCACACCGCGCCGCTCCGTCGTCGCCCTCGACTTCGACGGCACCCTCGCCGACATCGTCCCCGACCCCGACCAGGCACGGGCCCACCCCGGAGCCGTCCCCGCGCTCGCCGCCCTCGCCCCCGAGGTCGGCTCCATCGCGGTCGTCACCGGCCGGCCGGCCGGGGTCGCCGTCCGCTACGGGGGCTTCGCCGGGGTCCCCGGACTGGAGCACCTGGTCGTGCTCGGGCATTACGGAGCCGAGCGCTGGGACGCCGTGAGCGGCATCGTGCACGCTCCGGCCGAGCATCCGGGGGTGGCGGCGGTCCGGGCCGAGCTGCCCGGGTTCCTCGACGCGATCGGCGCGTGGCGCGGGACGTGGATCGAGGAGAAGGGCCAGGCGCTGGCCGTCCACACCCGGCGTGCGGCCGACCCCGAAGCGGCCTTCGCGGCCCTGCGGGAGCCCCTGGCGGGGCTTGCGGCCCGGCACGGCCTGATGGTCGAACCGGGGCGGGCCGTACTGGAGCTGCGGCCGCCCGGGATGGACAAGGGCGTCGCCCTCACGGAGTACCTCGCGGAGGTGGGCGCGGAGGCCGTGCTCTACGCCGGGGACGACCTGGGGGACCTCGCGGCGTACTCGGCGGTGGAGAAGCTGCGGGCCGGGGGCATGCCGGGGCTGCTGCTGTGCAGCGGCTCGGCGGAAGTCCCGGAACTCGCCGCCCGCGCGGACCTGACCCTGTCCGGCCCGTCGCAGGTCGTCGCCTTCCTGTCCGCACTGGCCGCGGCGCTGACCTCTTCCTAA